One window of Prosthecodimorpha staleyi genomic DNA carries:
- a CDS encoding PilZ domain-containing protein — MSAENRKYPRRRVLKSGVVIFNNRHSTMDCTVRNLSEGGALLVFARPPTLPERFSLRFEDGSEFPCRKAWQSAMSIGVAFLNVEAAPPPSAAPPAQAAEPRREPVEVRIGGTVVYATGPDGSAAPPLDAERKAQVMKALADALAQIGAA; from the coding sequence ATGTCGGCGGAGAACAGGAAATACCCGCGACGCCGGGTATTGAAGAGCGGGGTGGTGATCTTCAACAATCGCCACTCGACGATGGATTGCACCGTCCGGAATTTGTCCGAGGGCGGCGCGCTGCTCGTCTTCGCCCGGCCGCCGACGCTTCCCGAGCGGTTTTCCCTGCGTTTCGAGGACGGCAGCGAATTCCCGTGCCGCAAGGCGTGGCAATCCGCCATGTCGATCGGCGTCGCCTTCCTGAATGTCGAGGCCGCCCCGCCGCCATCGGCGGCCCCGCCGGCCCAGGCCGCAGAGCCCAGGCGGGAGCCGGTCGAGGTCAGGATCGGCGGGACGGTGGTCTATGCGACCGGGCCGGACGGCAGTGCCGCACCGCCCCTCGACGCGGAACGCAAGGCTCAGGTCATGAAGGCGCTCGCCGATGCGCTCGCCCAGATCGGCGCGGCCTGA
- a CDS encoding YciI family protein: MYYAILCYHSEQIVCSWTQEEDDAVLGRLAVVHEQLARDGRLGPVVRLLPTTSATTLRKDSDPPLVLDGPFAETKEQLLGFYVVDCDDLDGALTVARDLARANPGGAYEIRPISIFRPGAVAP; this comes from the coding sequence ATGTACTACGCCATTCTCTGCTACCATTCCGAACAGATCGTCTGCAGCTGGACCCAGGAGGAGGACGACGCGGTCCTCGGCCGGCTGGCCGTGGTCCACGAACAGCTGGCGCGCGACGGCCGGCTCGGCCCGGTCGTCCGCCTGCTGCCGACCACATCGGCCACCACGCTGCGCAAGGACAGCGATCCGCCGCTGGTCCTGGACGGCCCCTTCGCCGAGACCAAGGAGCAGCTGCTCGGTTTCTATGTCGTCGACTGCGACGATCTCGACGGTGCGCTGACGGTCGCCCGCGACCTCGCCCGCGCCAATCCGGGCGGCGCCTACGAGATCCGGCCGATCTCCATCTTCCGGCCGGGAGCCGTCGCGCCGTGA
- a CDS encoding RNA polymerase sigma factor → MTSPDPVESALTAARPKAIAALLRHFRDLDLAEEAFQEACLRALRTWPEKGAPRDPTAWLIFVGRNVAVDALRRSRRLSSLPDEDQLSDLDDAEAAVVRQIDEADYRDDILRLLFVCCHPDLPAEHQVALALRVVSGLSVRQIARAFLVGESAMEQRITRAKARIARSGVAFEAPSAIERTERLAAVAAMLYLLYNEGYTTAAEPEGRVLAEEAIRLIRLLIRLFPSEPEIMGLAAVMMLGHARAAARADADGRPVPLDAQDRSRWNRSLIAEGLALLDKALRHRRPGPYQIQAAIAALHARAPSVEATDWAEIELLYGALERFEPSPVVRLNRAVAVARCRGPAAALELIAPLEAELGGYFYFHGTRGTFLMELGRNAEAQTAFGRAIALARNANEAAHIRSKLDQLLAETAHSEK, encoded by the coding sequence GTGACCTCTCCGGACCCGGTCGAAAGCGCGCTGACCGCGGCGCGGCCCAAGGCGATCGCCGCATTGCTGCGGCATTTCCGCGACCTCGACCTTGCCGAGGAGGCCTTCCAGGAGGCCTGTCTGCGCGCGCTCAGGACCTGGCCGGAGAAAGGGGCGCCGCGCGATCCGACCGCCTGGCTGATCTTCGTCGGCCGCAATGTAGCCGTCGACGCCCTGCGCCGATCGCGCCGCCTGTCGAGCCTGCCCGACGAGGACCAGCTGTCCGATCTCGACGATGCCGAGGCCGCCGTGGTGCGGCAGATCGACGAGGCCGACTATCGCGACGACATCCTGCGCCTGCTGTTCGTCTGCTGCCATCCGGATCTGCCGGCCGAACATCAGGTCGCGCTGGCGCTGCGCGTCGTGTCCGGGCTCTCCGTGCGCCAGATCGCCCGGGCCTTCCTGGTCGGCGAGAGCGCCATGGAGCAGCGCATCACGCGCGCCAAGGCGCGCATCGCCCGCTCGGGCGTCGCCTTCGAGGCGCCGAGCGCGATCGAGCGCACGGAGCGGCTGGCCGCCGTCGCGGCGATGCTCTACCTGCTCTATAACGAGGGCTACACGACCGCCGCCGAACCCGAAGGCCGGGTCCTCGCCGAGGAGGCGATCCGGCTGATCCGCCTCCTGATCCGCCTGTTCCCCTCGGAGCCGGAGATCATGGGCCTCGCCGCCGTCATGATGCTTGGCCATGCCCGCGCGGCCGCGCGCGCCGACGCCGACGGCCGGCCGGTCCCGCTCGACGCGCAGGACCGCAGCCGCTGGAACCGCAGCCTGATCGCGGAAGGGCTGGCGCTGCTCGACAAGGCGCTGCGCCATCGCCGCCCCGGTCCCTACCAGATCCAGGCCGCCATCGCGGCCCTGCATGCCCGTGCGCCTTCGGTCGAGGCGACCGACTGGGCCGAGATCGAACTCCTCTACGGGGCGCTCGAACGGTTCGAGCCGTCGCCGGTCGTCCGCCTGAACCGCGCCGTCGCGGTGGCACGCTGCCGCGGCCCGGCCGCCGCCCTGGAGCTGATCGCCCCGCTGGAGGCCGAACTGGGCGGCTACTTCTACTTCCACGGCACGCGCGGCACATTCCTGATGGAACTCGGCCGCAATGCGGAAGCCCAAACCGCCTTCGGCCGCGCCATCGCGCTGGCCCGCAACGCCAATGAGGCGGCCCATATCCGTTCGAAGCTCGACCAGTTGCTCGCCGAGACGGCCCATTCGGAAAAATAA
- a CDS encoding SRPBCC family protein: MSLLTADLPDPTGFELSVTREIAAPRDLIFRLWTDPARIEEWWGPGGMTVPAVEMDLRPGGRFHVVSRLPDGQEYPFEGVFLEVSAPERIVFTDAFRAGWVPKPDPFTISITTLDDLGAGRTRYTARGRHWSAAKRDEHAAMGFHDGWGRSADRLAALAERIARGGA; the protein is encoded by the coding sequence ATGAGCCTTCTTACCGCAGACCTGCCCGACCCCACCGGCTTCGAGCTCAGCGTGACGCGCGAGATCGCCGCGCCGCGCGACCTGATCTTCCGGCTCTGGACCGATCCGGCGCGCATCGAAGAGTGGTGGGGGCCGGGCGGCATGACGGTTCCGGCGGTCGAGATGGACCTCCGGCCCGGCGGCCGCTTCCACGTCGTCTCGCGCCTGCCGGACGGGCAGGAATATCCCTTCGAGGGCGTGTTCCTTGAGGTGAGCGCGCCGGAGCGGATCGTCTTCACCGATGCCTTCAGGGCCGGCTGGGTGCCGAAACCCGATCCCTTCACGATCTCGATCACCACGCTCGACGATCTGGGCGCCGGACGCACCCGCTACACCGCGCGCGGTCGCCATTGGAGCGCCGCCAAGCGCGACGAGCACGCCGCCATGGGCTTCCATGACGGCTGGGGCCGCAGCGCCGACCGCCTCGCCGCGCTGGCCGAGCGGATCGCCCGCGGCGGTGCCTGA
- a CDS encoding VOC family protein, with product MQVAPYLFFEGRCEEAIDYYEAKLGAERLDLMRFRDAPDPPPPGVMPAGTEDKVMHGRIRIGSTDVMVSDGMCSGRQGGFDGFSLTIMVDTPAEADRLFEALAADGEVRMPIGQTFFSPRFGMVADKFGVGWIIIANP from the coding sequence ATGCAAGTCGCACCCTATCTCTTCTTCGAAGGCCGCTGCGAGGAGGCGATCGACTACTACGAGGCGAAGCTGGGTGCCGAACGGCTCGACCTGATGCGCTTCCGCGACGCGCCCGACCCGCCACCGCCCGGCGTGATGCCCGCCGGCACCGAGGACAAGGTGATGCACGGGCGCATCCGGATCGGATCGACCGACGTGATGGTCTCCGACGGCATGTGCAGCGGCCGCCAGGGCGGCTTCGACGGCTTCTCGCTGACCATCATGGTCGACACGCCCGCGGAGGCCGACCGCCTGTTCGAGGCCCTGGCGGCGGACGGCGAGGTCCGGATGCCGATCGGGCAGACCTTCTTCTCGCCGCGCTTCGGCATGGTCGCCGACAAGTTCGGCGTCGGCTGGATCATCATCGCGAACCCATGA
- a CDS encoding WD40/YVTN/BNR-like repeat-containing protein, whose product MATKTLLLLGTRKGAFLLESDAERRDWTVHGPFCEMWPINHVVGDAETGVIWAAGGNEWFGPAIWKSSDLGRSWSHSSRGLAYPEGSTPVKSAWSLAVGHGRVYAGVEPAGVFASADGGESFEEVKGLSAHPSRPHWMPGGGGLILHHVLLHPDDPERYWVAISSAGVFETRDGGTSFTPRNRGVRCDYMPEDQRYPETGQCVHSIVMAAGRPDRLYQQNHCGMYRSDDGGENWVSIEQGLPSSFGFPAAAHPRDPDRVFLIPLNGDIAGRFMPDARAAVWRSADAGRTWADGRAGLPQAGAYFNVLRQAMATDRHDRPGLYFGTNSGSLYASLDEGASWSRIAENLPVIASVETMVIAA is encoded by the coding sequence ATGGCAACCAAAACGCTGCTGCTGCTGGGCACCCGGAAGGGGGCCTTCCTGCTCGAATCCGATGCCGAGCGTCGGGATTGGACGGTGCACGGGCCATTCTGCGAGATGTGGCCGATCAACCATGTCGTCGGCGATGCCGAAACGGGCGTCATCTGGGCGGCCGGCGGCAACGAATGGTTCGGGCCGGCGATCTGGAAGTCGTCCGATCTCGGCCGCAGCTGGAGCCATTCGAGCCGCGGCCTCGCCTATCCGGAGGGGTCGACACCTGTGAAATCGGCCTGGAGCCTCGCCGTCGGCCATGGCCGGGTCTATGCCGGCGTCGAGCCCGCCGGCGTCTTCGCCAGCGCCGACGGCGGTGAGAGCTTCGAGGAGGTGAAGGGTCTCAGCGCGCATCCCTCCCGGCCGCACTGGATGCCCGGCGGCGGCGGCCTGATCCTGCATCACGTGCTGCTGCATCCCGACGATCCGGAGCGCTACTGGGTCGCCATCTCGTCGGCGGGCGTGTTCGAGACGCGCGACGGGGGGACCAGCTTCACGCCGCGCAATCGCGGCGTGCGCTGCGACTACATGCCGGAGGATCAGCGCTACCCCGAGACCGGGCAATGCGTCCATTCGATCGTCATGGCGGCGGGCCGGCCGGACCGGCTCTACCAGCAGAACCATTGCGGCATGTACCGGTCGGACGACGGCGGCGAGAACTGGGTCTCGATCGAACAGGGCCTGCCGTCGAGCTTCGGCTTTCCGGCCGCCGCTCATCCGCGCGATCCGGACCGGGTGTTCCTGATCCCGCTCAACGGCGACATCGCCGGCCGCTTCATGCCCGACGCACGCGCGGCGGTCTGGCGCAGCGCCGACGCCGGCCGGACCTGGGCCGACGGCCGCGCCGGCCTGCCGCAGGCGGGCGCCTATTTCAACGTCCTGCGCCAGGCCATGGCGACCGACCGGCACGACCGTCCCGGCCTCTATTTCGGGACCAATTCCGGATCCCTCTATGCGAGCCTCGACGAGGGCGCGAGCTGGTCCCGGATTGCCGAGAACCTGCCGGTGATCGCCTCGGTCGAGACCATGGTGATCGCGGCATGA
- a CDS encoding MoaD/ThiS family protein, translated as MTEDGPAAGERAGGAGGAPPALVRLSPLLVNLFPGAAALLTIEGVGTVADLVAALDARHPGMAARICDESPAIRRHMNVFVDGARASLATPIRPGADIFILTAISGG; from the coding sequence ATGACGGAGGACGGCCCGGCGGCAGGGGAACGCGCCGGCGGTGCGGGCGGGGCACCCCCGGCCCTGGTCCGCCTGTCGCCGCTGCTCGTCAATCTCTTCCCCGGCGCTGCGGCGCTCCTGACGATCGAGGGCGTCGGCACCGTTGCGGACCTCGTCGCGGCTCTGGACGCCCGCCATCCCGGCATGGCCGCCCGCATCTGCGACGAAAGTCCGGCGATCCGCCGGCACATGAACGTCTTCGTCGACGGGGCGCGGGCGTCGCTCGCGACGCCGATCCGGCCGGGCGCGGACATCTTCATCCTGACGGCGATCAGCGGTGGTTGA
- the murJ gene encoding murein biosynthesis integral membrane protein MurJ, whose protein sequence is MTLFRNFLGVGAATMVSRILGFLRDTMIAAALGTGPAADAFFVAFRLPNLFRRFFAEGAFNTAFIPLYSRALEADGPEAASRFASEALSALLVLLALVTGLAVAFAPALVFLLAPGFAADPAKFDLAVLMTRICFPYLALISVGAMLSGVLNAHRLFLFAAFVPALLNLVLIAFLFAIRISGAERTPLAGTILSIGVAVAGLAQCAALVWGVRRAGIGFPIVRPRLTAAIRRLARLGTPGVIAGGITQINLVVGTIIASLSAGSVSYLYYADRVYQLPLGIVGAAIGVVLLPEIARQVRADREDLALAAQNRSIEFAAVLTLPSAVALAILAGPIVEVLFERGAFGPQDTMKTASALAAYAFGLPAFVLVKVFAPGFFAREDTATPMWIGMVTVAVNIALALALFPLIDFVAVAIATSVAGWVNAGLLWLITVRRGHWRADWELESRLPRIAASAAVMGMVLYLLVDPVGVWTGAENGLPVKAGALGSLIALGLALFFGVAQATGAVDLGRILRQMRRRPT, encoded by the coding sequence ATGACGCTGTTTCGCAACTTCCTCGGCGTCGGCGCGGCCACCATGGTCAGCCGCATCCTCGGCTTCCTGCGCGACACCATGATCGCGGCGGCGCTCGGCACCGGACCGGCGGCCGACGCCTTCTTCGTCGCCTTCCGCCTGCCCAACCTGTTCCGCCGCTTCTTCGCGGAGGGCGCGTTCAACACCGCCTTCATCCCGCTCTACAGCCGTGCGCTGGAGGCCGACGGACCGGAGGCGGCCAGCCGCTTCGCCAGCGAGGCGCTGTCGGCGCTGCTGGTCCTCCTGGCGCTCGTCACCGGGCTCGCCGTCGCCTTCGCGCCGGCCCTGGTCTTTCTGCTCGCGCCGGGCTTCGCGGCCGATCCGGCCAAGTTCGACCTGGCCGTCCTGATGACACGGATCTGTTTCCCCTATCTGGCGCTGATCTCGGTCGGCGCCATGCTGTCCGGGGTGCTCAACGCGCATCGTCTGTTTCTGTTCGCCGCCTTCGTGCCGGCGCTGCTCAATCTCGTCCTGATCGCCTTCCTGTTCGCCATCCGCATCAGTGGCGCCGAGCGCACCCCGCTCGCCGGCACGATCCTGTCGATCGGCGTCGCGGTCGCCGGACTGGCGCAATGCGCCGCGCTGGTCTGGGGCGTGCGCCGCGCCGGCATCGGGTTCCCGATCGTCCGGCCGCGTCTGACGGCCGCGATCCGCCGCCTCGCGCGGCTCGGCACGCCCGGTGTCATCGCAGGCGGCATTACCCAGATCAACCTTGTGGTCGGCACCATCATCGCATCGCTCTCGGCCGGGTCGGTCTCCTATCTCTACTATGCGGACCGGGTCTATCAGCTGCCGCTCGGCATCGTCGGAGCCGCGATCGGCGTCGTGCTGCTGCCCGAGATCGCCCGCCAGGTGCGAGCCGACCGCGAGGATCTGGCCTTGGCGGCACAGAACCGCAGCATCGAATTCGCCGCCGTGCTGACCCTGCCGTCGGCCGTGGCACTGGCGATCCTGGCCGGACCGATCGTGGAGGTCCTGTTCGAACGCGGCGCCTTCGGGCCGCAGGACACGATGAAGACGGCCTCTGCGCTCGCCGCCTATGCGTTCGGCCTGCCGGCCTTCGTGCTGGTCAAGGTCTTCGCGCCGGGCTTCTTCGCCCGCGAGGATACCGCGACGCCGATGTGGATCGGGATGGTGACGGTGGCGGTCAACATCGCGCTGGCACTCGCCCTGTTCCCGCTGATCGACTTCGTCGCCGTCGCGATCGCCACGTCGGTGGCCGGCTGGGTCAATGCCGGGCTGCTCTGGCTCATCACGGTGCGGCGCGGCCATTGGCGGGCCGACTGGGAGCTGGAGAGCCGTCTGCCGCGCATCGCCGCCAGCGCAGCCGTGATGGGGATGGTGCTCTATCTGCTGGTCGACCCGGTCGGCGTCTGGACCGGGGCCGAGAACGGCCTTCCGGTCAAGGCCGGCGCGCTCGGAAGCCTGATCGCGCTCGGGCTGGCGCTGTTCTTCGGCGTCGCGCAGGCGACCGGAGCCGTCGATCTCGGCCGCATCCTCCGCCAGATGCGCCGGCGCCCCACCTAG
- the trpS gene encoding tryptophan--tRNA ligase, with product MTDAAIKPFKPLVFSGVQPTGNLHLGNYLGAIVNFVALQKSHDCIYCVVDMHAITATLVQPDLPAQIREVTAAFIAAGIDPVKQIVFNQSRVSAHAELAWVFNCVARLGWLNRMTQFKDKAGKDRENASTGLYAYPNLMAADILVYKATHVPVGEDQKQHLELTRDIAQKFNNDFGPRIAELGLGRGEAGGFFPAPEPLIQPQAARIMSLRDGTKKMSKSDPSEYSRLNLTDDADTIAQKLRKAKTDADAIPSEAKGLEGRPEAENLVGIFAGLAGKPVAAVLQDFGGSQFSAFKQALTDLAVERLAPVGGEMKRLVADPGYIDGVLKAGAERAAAIAAPIMDEVKDIVGFIR from the coding sequence ATGACCGACGCCGCGATCAAGCCCTTCAAGCCCCTCGTCTTCTCGGGCGTCCAGCCGACCGGCAATCTGCATCTCGGCAACTATCTCGGCGCGATCGTCAATTTCGTCGCGCTGCAGAAGTCGCATGACTGCATCTATTGCGTCGTCGACATGCACGCGATCACCGCGACCCTGGTGCAGCCGGATCTGCCGGCGCAGATCCGGGAGGTGACGGCCGCCTTCATTGCGGCCGGCATCGATCCGGTGAAGCAGATCGTCTTCAACCAGAGCCGCGTCTCGGCCCATGCCGAACTCGCCTGGGTGTTCAACTGCGTGGCGCGGCTCGGCTGGCTGAACCGCATGACCCAGTTCAAGGACAAGGCCGGCAAGGACCGCGAGAACGCCTCGACGGGGCTCTACGCCTATCCGAACCTGATGGCCGCCGACATCCTGGTCTACAAGGCGACCCATGTCCCGGTCGGCGAGGACCAGAAGCAGCATCTGGAGCTGACGCGCGACATCGCGCAGAAGTTCAACAACGACTTCGGCCCGCGCATCGCCGAACTCGGCCTCGGACGGGGCGAGGCCGGCGGCTTCTTCCCGGCGCCGGAACCGCTGATCCAGCCCCAGGCCGCGCGCATCATGAGCCTGCGCGACGGCACCAAGAAGATGTCGAAGTCCGACCCTTCGGAATATAGCCGGCTCAACCTGACCGACGACGCCGACACCATCGCGCAGAAGCTGCGCAAGGCGAAGACCGACGCCGACGCCATTCCGAGCGAAGCCAAGGGCCTCGAAGGCCGCCCCGAAGCCGAGAACCTGGTCGGCATCTTCGCCGGGCTCGCCGGCAAGCCGGTCGCGGCCGTGCTGCAGGATTTCGGCGGCAGCCAGTTCTCCGCCTTCAAGCAGGCGCTGACCGATCTGGCGGTCGAGCGGCTGGCTCCGGTCGGCGGCGAAATGAAGCGGCTGGTGGCCGATCCGGGCTATATCGACGGCGTCCTCAAGGCCGGCGCCGAGCGCGCCGCGGCGATCGCGGCACCGATCATGGACGAGGTCAAGGACATCGTCGGCTTCATCCGCTGA
- a CDS encoding EF-hand domain-containing protein encodes MTSIGGIGGFAPPPMMRGGKEPPSFDSLDSDKSGGISLDEFKTAGPGGGQDAKANAMAEKMFAAMDTDSDGSVSEDEKSTFDSKMQDRMQSMQIMAQIAGQGGPEAFADAVVSSADTDGDGAMSADEFSAAAASAGIDSGSSELVTKLFEAMDADGSGSVDTDEAESFVEDLASQGPGGPGGAGGPPPGPPPGPPPGGMADGSGSDSSSSQSDAIAKLFEIASAAYASTASNSANSTASSLLSSLAA; translated from the coding sequence ATGACATCGATCGGCGGCATTGGCGGTTTCGCACCGCCGCCCATGATGCGCGGCGGCAAGGAACCGCCGAGCTTCGACAGTCTCGATTCCGACAAGAGCGGCGGCATTTCGCTCGACGAGTTCAAGACCGCCGGCCCCGGCGGCGGCCAGGACGCCAAGGCCAACGCCATGGCCGAGAAGATGTTCGCCGCCATGGACACGGACAGCGACGGCTCGGTCAGCGAGGACGAGAAGTCGACATTCGATTCCAAGATGCAGGATCGGATGCAGTCCATGCAGATCATGGCGCAGATCGCCGGGCAGGGCGGCCCCGAGGCCTTTGCCGATGCGGTCGTGTCGAGCGCCGACACCGACGGCGACGGCGCCATGTCGGCGGACGAGTTCTCCGCCGCGGCCGCCTCGGCCGGGATCGATTCCGGGTCGAGCGAACTGGTCACCAAGCTGTTTGAGGCGATGGACGCCGACGGCAGCGGCAGCGTCGACACCGACGAGGCCGAGAGCTTCGTCGAGGATCTGGCGAGCCAGGGCCCTGGCGGTCCCGGCGGCGCCGGCGGCCCCCCGCCCGGCCCGCCTCCGGGTCCGCCCCCGGGCGGCATGGCCGACGGCAGCGGTTCGGACTCGTCGTCGAGCCAGTCCGACGCCATCGCCAAGCTGTTCGAGATTGCGTCCGCCGCCTATGCGTCGACCGCCTCGAACAGCGCGAATTCGACCGCGTCGAGCCTGCTGTCGAGCCTCGCCGCCTGA
- a CDS encoding ATP-binding protein, producing the protein MKRVVRLLPRGIAGQVGMLMAVAVLATALVGGFAGYRFGARPGGTENPIIRIGGFMTVIRMLIAEPDLDAVAVLIASANKTFPGFDFELIDGTAASLPPPADAQRASKPAAPPPRSPGEPGPPGFPSPILGPDIADFLRRDLGVERVIVEMSTHGMPGRIIIPIAGNRAVRATIPAMPAPFGNFGPFRGPDAGRIVSILLLGVLATVLLSLWAAFWLTRPLRELAEATERFEPDRPHEPITESGPAEVRQAARALNLLRDRVSHLIAQHARTLAAVGHDLRTPITRLRLKVEFVEDPALKRALEGDLDRMSAMVEGALNYLRAGHSGAERQRVDLAALVQTVADSVAETGGDVVCELTSGRTPIVADVSSLERAFSNLIENALRYGSRCEVGMTIAPGEARVTIDDDGPGIAEAQRERMMEPFVRGDEARPAGATEGFGLGLSIASAVISDHGGRIAFEDLIPQGLRVVVALPLATPDAAA; encoded by the coding sequence ATGAAACGCGTCGTCCGCCTCCTGCCGCGCGGCATCGCCGGCCAGGTCGGCATGCTGATGGCCGTCGCCGTGCTGGCGACCGCCCTTGTCGGCGGGTTTGCCGGCTATCGCTTCGGGGCGCGGCCGGGCGGAACCGAAAATCCCATCATCCGCATCGGCGGGTTCATGACGGTGATCAGGATGCTGATCGCCGAACCCGATCTGGATGCGGTCGCGGTCCTGATCGCGTCCGCCAACAAGACCTTTCCGGGCTTCGATTTCGAGTTGATCGACGGCACCGCGGCCTCGCTCCCGCCGCCGGCCGACGCGCAGCGCGCATCGAAGCCTGCGGCACCACCTCCCCGTAGCCCCGGCGAACCCGGGCCGCCCGGCTTTCCGAGCCCGATCCTCGGACCCGACATCGCCGACTTTCTGCGCCGGGACCTCGGCGTCGAACGGGTGATCGTCGAGATGTCGACGCACGGAATGCCGGGGCGGATCATCATCCCCATCGCCGGCAACCGGGCCGTGCGCGCGACCATCCCGGCCATGCCGGCGCCATTCGGCAATTTCGGGCCGTTTCGCGGTCCCGACGCCGGGCGCATCGTCTCGATCCTGCTGCTCGGGGTGTTGGCGACCGTGCTGCTGTCGCTCTGGGCCGCCTTCTGGCTGACGCGGCCGCTACGCGAACTCGCCGAGGCGACCGAGCGCTTCGAGCCGGACCGGCCGCACGAGCCGATCACGGAGAGCGGGCCGGCCGAGGTGCGCCAGGCGGCGCGCGCCCTGAACCTGCTGCGCGACCGCGTCTCCCACCTGATCGCCCAGCATGCCCGCACCCTCGCGGCCGTTGGCCACGACCTGCGCACCCCGATCACCCGTCTCCGCCTGAAGGTGGAGTTCGTCGAGGATCCGGCGCTGAAGCGGGCGCTTGAAGGCGATCTCGACCGCATGTCGGCGATGGTCGAAGGGGCGTTGAACTATCTGCGCGCCGGCCACAGCGGCGCGGAGCGGCAGCGCGTCGACCTGGCCGCCCTGGTGCAGACCGTGGCCGACAGCGTGGCGGAGACCGGCGGCGACGTGGTCTGCGAACTGACGTCCGGCCGCACCCCGATCGTCGCCGACGTATCCAGCCTGGAGCGGGCCTTCTCGAACCTGATCGAGAACGCACTGCGCTACGGCAGCCGGTGCGAGGTCGGCATGACCATCGCGCCCGGCGAGGCGCGCGTGACCATCGACGACGACGGCCCGGGCATCGCCGAGGCGCAGCGCGAGCGGATGATGGAACCCTTCGTGCGCGGCGACGAGGCGCGTCCGGCCGGCGCCACCGAAGGCTTCGGCCTCGGCCTGTCCATCGCCTCGGCAGTGATTTCCGACCATGGCGGGCGAATCGCCTTCGAGGACCTGATCCCCCAGGGCTTGCGGGTCGTGGTGGCTCTGCCGCTGGCCACACCCGACGCGGCCGCGTGA
- a CDS encoding response regulator — MESTPHILVVEDDQEIRTLVARYLKANGLRVTTAPAAREMDRILQEARIDLLVLDVNLPGEDGFSICRRLRNTTPLPIIMLTARTEEIDRVLGLEMGADDYLGKPFSPRELLARIRAVLRRRPDLGPGYRSDRRAREFAGWRFEPLSAHLSSPSGTRVPLTGAESDLLAVLSDNSGRVLSRDALLDLTRGRAAGPFDRSVDVLISRLRQKIEVDPRDPQLIRTIRGNGYLFTAEVQVE, encoded by the coding sequence ATGGAGTCCACACCCCACATATTGGTCGTCGAGGACGATCAGGAGATCCGCACCCTCGTGGCGCGTTACCTGAAGGCCAACGGCCTGAGGGTGACGACGGCTCCGGCCGCCCGCGAGATGGACCGGATTCTCCAGGAGGCGCGGATCGACCTGCTGGTGCTGGATGTGAATCTTCCCGGCGAGGACGGTTTCTCGATCTGCCGCCGGCTGCGCAATACCACGCCGCTGCCGATCATCATGCTGACGGCGCGGACCGAGGAGATCGACCGGGTGCTCGGCCTCGAGATGGGGGCGGACGACTATCTCGGCAAACCCTTCTCGCCGCGCGAATTGCTGGCGCGCATCCGTGCCGTCCTGCGGCGCCGGCCCGATCTCGGCCCCGGCTACCGCTCGGATCGGCGCGCGCGTGAGTTCGCCGGCTGGCGGTTCGAGCCGCTGTCGGCCCATCTCAGTTCGCCGTCGGGCACCCGGGTGCCGCTGACGGGGGCGGAATCCGATCTGCTCGCCGTGCTTAGCGACAATTCCGGCCGGGTCCTGTCGCGCGACGCCCTGCTCGACCTGACGCGCGGCCGGGCCGCCGGTCCGTTCGATCGCAGCGTCGATGTGCTGATCAGCCGCCTGCGCCAGAAGATCGAGGTCGATCCGCGCGATCCGCAGCTGATCCGCACCATCCGCGGCAACGGCTATCTGTTCACCGCCGAAGTGCAGGTGGAATGA
- a CDS encoding universal stress protein, whose protein sequence is MLTRRPHEAGHKRKFLVVVDDTPECDRALIYAARRAERTNGALVMLYVIDDQDFRGFIGVEQMMRAEAREAADLTLAKVADRIRTVARIEPEMVVREGVRAGEVVALIEKDEDIAILVLAAGTGSEGPGPLVSALTGRLGSFPVPITIVPGTLSDEEIAAIA, encoded by the coding sequence ATGCTGACACGTCGCCCTCACGAAGCCGGACACAAGCGCAAGTTTCTCGTCGTCGTCGACGACACCCCGGAATGCGACCGGGCGCTGATCTATGCGGCCCGCCGCGCGGAGCGCACCAACGGCGCGCTGGTGATGCTCTATGTCATCGACGACCAGGATTTCCGCGGCTTCATCGGCGTCGAGCAGATGATGCGGGCCGAAGCGCGCGAGGCCGCCGACCTGACCCTCGCCAAGGTGGCGGACCGGATTCGCACGGTCGCCAGGATCGAGCCGGAGATGGTGGTGCGCGAGGGCGTGCGCGCCGGCGAGGTCGTCGCCTTGATCGAGAAGGATGAGGATATCGCCATCCTGGTGCTGGCCGCCGGAACCGGCAGCGAAGGTCCGGGCCCGCTCGTCTCCGCCCTGACCGGCCGGCTCGGCAGCTTCCCGGTGCCGATCACGATCGTTCCAGGCACGCTGTCGGACGAAGAGATCGCGGCAATCGCCTGA